A portion of the Calothrix sp. 336/3 genome contains these proteins:
- a CDS encoding XisI protein: MEKVENYREYIKFLISDYAANRTSNHSDNDLEMQQVFDTQHDHYQLIYIGWDKKGRRIFGPVMHLDIKNGKIWIQWNGTEDDIAAELVAMGVEKEDIVLGFHSPYMRQFTDFAVG, translated from the coding sequence ATGGAAAAAGTAGAAAATTATCGAGAGTATATCAAATTTCTAATTAGTGACTATGCTGCAAATCGGACATCAAATCATTCAGATAACGATTTGGAAATGCAGCAAGTTTTTGATACACAGCATGACCATTATCAGCTAATTTATATTGGTTGGGATAAAAAAGGTCGGCGAATATTTGGTCCCGTGATGCATTTAGATATCAAAAATGGCAAAATCTGGATTCAATGGAATGGTACCGAAGATGATATCGCTGCGGAATTAGTTGCCATGGGTGTAGAAAAGGAGGATATTGTTTTAGGTTTTCACTCCCCCTATATGCGCCAATTTAC
- a CDS encoding XisH family protein, translating into MSAKDKFHYAVKVALEKDGWTITDDPLYIPLERITGMYIDLGAEKLIVADKENQQIAVEVKSFLGASTISEFHTAIGQFTNYRYALADYQPERILFLAISNKIYEDFFTTPFIQSVIQRSQINLLIFNPGTEEIVAWKK; encoded by the coding sequence ATGTCAGCCAAGGATAAATTCCATTATGCGGTGAAAGTCGCCCTAGAAAAAGATGGATGGACGATTACTGATGACCCTCTTTACATTCCCCTAGAAAGAATTACGGGTATGTATATTGACCTAGGTGCGGAAAAACTGATTGTAGCAGACAAGGAAAATCAACAAATAGCTGTTGAGGTTAAAAGTTTTCTTGGTGCATCAACAATTTCTGAGTTTCATACTGCTATTGGTCAATTTACTAATTATCGTTATGCCTTGGCTGATTATCAACCAGAACGTATTTTATTTTTGGCAATTAGCAATAAAATTTATGAAGACTTTTTTACCACACCATTTATTCAATCTGTAATCCAACGTAGTCAAATCAATCTACTCATATTTAATCCAGGAACGGAGGAGATTGTCGCATGGAAAAAGTAG